The following are encoded together in the Dickeya lacustris genome:
- the hrpB gene encoding ATP-dependent helicase HrpB yields the protein MNLPPVSAVLDEVIRSLAVAPQVLLHAPTGAGKSTWLPLQLLQRGGLPGRIIMLEPRRLAAKTVAFRLAEWLGEKPGQTVGYRMRSESRVSDETQLEVVTEGILTRMLQHDPELTGVSLVILDEFHERSLQADLALALLLDVQQGLREDLKLLIMSATLDDTRLSSLLPLALSVSSQGRSWPVTRHYQPVGAQERLEEALARLVGRVLQQEQGSLLVFLPGVAEIKRVQALLEGNVPADVAVCPLYGALTLSAQQQAIVAPAPGLRKVVLATNIAETSLTIEGIRVVIDSGLERVALFDVKTGLTRLTTQRISQASMTQRAGRAGRLEPGVCWHLFSREQAERAAAQSEPEILHSDLSGLWLDLLQWGCRDAAQLCWLDTPPKPAWQAACRLLTTLGISDAQQQLTSEGRKMAALGCEPRIAAILHAAGHDASAVATAALLAAIIEEPPRHGPVNLLLALHRPTAQWQQRAQQLVRRLGQRAGNVDERLAATLLVSGFADRLARQRAQDGRYQLANGSGASLPPEEALTAATWLLAPVLMQSPNSADARILLALPLEIDELVRQCPHLATQQNLMHWDEEKGTLRASQRTQIGCLTLASRPLAKPSDEVLVNALLNWLREQGLAVLNWDEPALQLRQRLLCARQWLPEVDWPAADDEALLAGLEQWLLPSLTGVRDRRSLHQINLSEALARLLDWPLRQRLDSALPSHYTAPGGSRLPIRYAEDSAPVLAVRLQEMFGEQTSPMLAEGRVALVLELLSPAMRPLQITRDLCAFWQGAYREVQKEMKGRYPKHVWPDDPARAQPTRRTRKYQNSEKG from the coding sequence GTGAATCTACCGCCCGTCAGCGCTGTACTTGATGAGGTCATTCGTTCATTGGCTGTAGCGCCGCAGGTGTTGCTGCATGCGCCAACCGGCGCGGGGAAATCGACCTGGCTGCCGTTGCAACTGCTGCAACGCGGCGGGTTGCCTGGCCGTATTATTATGCTGGAGCCGCGCCGACTGGCGGCGAAAACGGTGGCGTTTCGGCTGGCTGAATGGCTGGGTGAAAAACCGGGGCAGACGGTGGGCTACCGCATGCGCTCGGAAAGCCGGGTGAGCGATGAGACGCAACTGGAAGTGGTGACAGAGGGGATATTGACCCGTATGTTGCAGCACGACCCGGAGCTGACCGGCGTATCGTTGGTGATTCTCGATGAATTCCATGAGCGCAGCCTGCAGGCTGATCTCGCGCTCGCGCTCTTGCTGGATGTACAGCAGGGGCTGCGTGAAGATCTGAAATTGCTCATCATGTCCGCCACGCTGGATGACACCCGGCTCTCTTCTTTATTACCGCTCGCGCTCAGTGTGTCGTCACAAGGGCGCAGTTGGCCGGTTACGCGTCATTACCAGCCGGTTGGCGCACAAGAGCGGCTGGAGGAGGCGCTGGCGCGTTTGGTGGGGCGCGTGCTGCAACAAGAGCAGGGTTCGTTGCTGGTGTTTTTACCGGGCGTGGCGGAAATCAAGCGGGTACAGGCGCTGCTGGAAGGGAATGTACCGGCTGACGTTGCGGTTTGCCCGCTGTATGGCGCATTGACGCTCAGTGCGCAGCAGCAGGCGATTGTTGCGCCTGCGCCGGGCCTGCGCAAAGTGGTGCTGGCGACCAATATTGCCGAAACCAGCCTGACCATTGAAGGCATTCGGGTGGTGATTGATAGCGGCCTTGAGCGGGTCGCGCTGTTTGATGTGAAAACCGGCCTGACGCGCCTGACGACGCAACGCATCAGCCAGGCCTCGATGACGCAGCGTGCCGGACGTGCCGGGCGGCTTGAGCCGGGCGTGTGCTGGCACTTGTTTTCCCGCGAGCAGGCCGAGCGCGCAGCGGCGCAGAGCGAGCCGGAAATTCTGCACAGTGACTTGTCCGGGCTGTGGCTCGATTTGCTGCAATGGGGCTGCCGCGACGCCGCACAACTCTGCTGGCTTGATACGCCGCCGAAACCGGCATGGCAGGCGGCGTGCCGCTTATTGACGACGTTAGGCATCAGCGATGCGCAACAGCAATTGACGTCGGAGGGGCGGAAAATGGCTGCACTCGGCTGCGAGCCTCGGATTGCCGCCATATTACACGCAGCCGGGCACGACGCATCGGCGGTAGCGACAGCGGCGCTGCTGGCGGCCATCATCGAAGAGCCGCCGCGCCATGGCCCGGTTAATCTGCTATTGGCATTACATCGCCCGACGGCGCAGTGGCAGCAGCGCGCACAGCAACTGGTGCGTCGTCTGGGGCAACGCGCCGGAAACGTGGATGAGCGTCTAGCGGCAACGCTGCTGGTGTCGGGCTTTGCCGACAGGCTGGCGCGCCAGCGCGCTCAGGATGGGCGCTATCAACTGGCAAACGGCAGCGGTGCCAGCCTGCCACCGGAAGAGGCATTAACGGCGGCGACATGGCTACTGGCTCCGGTATTAATGCAAAGCCCAAACAGCGCGGATGCCCGCATTTTACTGGCCTTGCCGCTGGAGATAGATGAACTGGTCAGGCAGTGTCCACATCTGGCGACGCAACAGAATCTGATGCACTGGGACGAAGAAAAAGGTACCCTGCGCGCCAGTCAGCGCACCCAGATAGGCTGCCTGACGCTGGCCTCGCGCCCGCTGGCGAAACCTTCTGATGAGGTGTTGGTGAACGCCCTGCTCAATTGGCTGCGTGAGCAGGGGTTAGCGGTACTGAACTGGGATGAACCCGCGTTGCAGTTACGCCAGCGTTTGCTGTGCGCCCGGCAGTGGCTGCCGGAGGTGGACTGGCCTGCGGCGGATGATGAGGCGCTGTTGGCCGGGCTGGAGCAGTGGCTACTGCCTTCGCTGACCGGCGTGCGCGATCGCCGCTCGCTGCATCAAATCAACCTGAGCGAAGCATTGGCCCGTCTGCTGGATTGGCCGCTGCGTCAGCGTCTGGACAGCGCGTTGCCCAGTCATTACACCGCGCCGGGGGGCAGCCGTTTGCCGATTCGTTATGCTGAGGATAGCGCGCCGGTATTGGCGGTGCGCTTGCAGGAGATGTTCGGTGAGCAAACCAGCCCGATGCTGGCTGAAGGGCGGGTGGCGCTGGTGCTGGAGTTGTTGTCGCCTGCCATGCGGCCATTGCAAATCACGCGCGATCTCTGCGCGTTCTGGCAGGGTGCGTATCGCGAGGTACAAAAAGAGATGAAAGGGCGTTATCCCAAACATGTCTGGCCGGATGACCCTGCTCGCGCCCAGCCAACCCGACGCACCCGGAAGTACCAGAACAGCGAAAAGGGTTAA
- the thpR gene encoding RNA 2',3'-cyclic phosphodiesterase, protein MCQTRRLFFGLSLPDALARHIVQWRATHFPPQAGRPVAAANLHLTLAFLGDVSDQKAQALQTLAGRIRQSAFTLTLNDAGHWPRPGVVWLGCRQPPRGLLQLANMLRSQAARSGCYQSPQPYHPHITLLRGATRPVSLPAATFSWTVQAEQFFLYESRAEAGRSHYRPLARWPLATA, encoded by the coding sequence ATGTGCCAAACCCGCCGCCTGTTTTTTGGTTTATCGCTGCCGGATGCGCTCGCCCGGCACATCGTGCAATGGCGCGCGACGCATTTTCCCCCACAAGCCGGGCGTCCCGTGGCGGCAGCGAATCTGCACCTGACGCTGGCATTTTTAGGCGACGTCAGCGACCAAAAAGCGCAAGCCCTGCAAACACTCGCCGGTCGCATTCGTCAATCCGCCTTTACTCTGACACTGAATGACGCCGGTCATTGGCCGCGTCCGGGGGTGGTGTGGCTCGGCTGCCGCCAGCCGCCGCGAGGTTTATTACAGTTAGCGAATATGTTGCGTTCACAGGCCGCGCGTAGCGGCTGTTATCAAAGTCCGCAACCGTATCATCCGCACATCACGCTGTTACGTGGCGCAACGCGCCCGGTTTCGCTGCCAGCAGCCACCTTCAGTTGGACTGTGCAAGCCGAGCAATTTTTTCTTTATGAATCACGAGCCGAGGCCGGTCGCAGTCATTATCGCCCGCTGGCTCGCTGGCCATTAGCCACTGCCTGA
- the sfsA gene encoding DNA/RNA nuclease SfsA yields the protein MHFSPRLQPATLIKRYKRFLADVRTADGNILTLHCPNTGAMTGCGAPGDTIWYSTSDNPRRKYPHTWELTHTAEGHWIAVNTLRANHLVTEALQTGGIDECQGYSDIRTEVRYGSENSRIDILLQANERVNCYIEVKSVTLLQHGCGYFPDAVTLRGQKHLRELQQVAAQGHRAVLCFAVLHSGIHQVSAAQHIDRHYAELLQRAQQNGVEILCYGTHISPDGMMLGQRLAFQNVTTAS from the coding sequence ATGCACTTTTCTCCACGCCTGCAACCCGCCACGTTAATCAAACGCTATAAACGCTTTTTGGCCGATGTGCGCACCGCTGACGGCAACATCCTGACGCTACATTGCCCAAATACCGGCGCGATGACCGGGTGTGGCGCACCGGGCGACACCATCTGGTATTCGACGTCCGACAATCCCCGGCGCAAATACCCACACACCTGGGAGTTGACGCATACCGCTGAGGGGCACTGGATAGCGGTGAACACGCTACGTGCGAATCACCTGGTGACAGAGGCCTTGCAGACAGGCGGTATTGATGAATGTCAGGGGTACAGCGATATCCGCACCGAAGTGCGATACGGCTCTGAAAACAGCAGGATAGATATCTTGCTACAGGCTAATGAGCGGGTTAACTGCTATATTGAAGTCAAATCCGTCACATTATTGCAACATGGGTGTGGTTATTTTCCCGATGCGGTGACGCTCAGAGGGCAAAAACACCTGCGCGAGCTGCAACAGGTTGCCGCGCAAGGCCATCGTGCCGTGTTGTGCTTCGCTGTTTTGCATTCGGGGATTCATCAGGTCAGTGCTGCGCAACATATTGACCGACATTACGCCGAATTATTACAGCGCGCACAGCAGAATGGGGTTGAAATTCTGTGTTACGGTACCCATATCTCGCCTGATGGCATGATGTTAGGGCAGAGGCTGGCATTTCAGAACGTGACGACAGCGAGCTAA
- the dksA gene encoding RNA polymerase-binding protein DksA, with the protein MQEGQNRKTSSLSILAIAGVEPYQEKPGEEYMNDAQLAHFRRILEAWRNQLRDEVDRTVSHMQDEAANFPDPVDRAAQEEEFSLELRNRDRERKLIKKISKTLQKIEDEDFGYCESCGVEIGIRRLEARPTADLCIDCKTLAEIREKQMAG; encoded by the coding sequence ATGCAAGAAGGGCAAAACCGTAAGACATCCTCTCTGAGCATTCTCGCAATTGCCGGAGTGGAGCCGTACCAGGAGAAGCCGGGCGAAGAATACATGAACGACGCTCAACTGGCTCATTTCAGGCGTATTCTGGAGGCATGGCGCAATCAGCTCAGGGACGAAGTCGATCGCACCGTATCACATATGCAAGATGAAGCCGCTAACTTTCCTGATCCGGTAGACCGCGCCGCGCAGGAAGAAGAGTTTAGCCTTGAACTGCGTAACCGCGATCGTGAGCGTAAGCTGATTAAGAAAATTTCCAAGACATTGCAGAAAATCGAAGATGAAGACTTCGGTTACTGTGAGTCCTGTGGTGTGGAAATCGGCATCCGTCGTCTGGAAGCTCGTCCCACGGCCGATCTGTGCATTGATTGTAAAACGCTGGCTGAAATCCGCGAAAAGCAGATGGCTGGCTAA
- the gluQRS gene encoding tRNA glutamyl-Q(34) synthetase GluQRS, with amino-acid sequence MSGSRPYVGRFAPSPSGDLHFGSLIAALGSFLQARACHGRWLVRIEDIDPPREVPGAASRILRQLEHYGLCWDGDVLYQSQRHARYRDVLEQLQQQGDSYYCTCTRQRIQQLGGHYDGHCRERHLPPENAARRLYQRHPVLGFDDRLRGWITADPALAQEDFIIHRRDGLFAYNLAVVVDDHDQGVTEIVRGADLIEPTVRQLSLYQLLGYAAPCYVHLPLALNQDGHKLSKQNHAPALPEGDPRRTLMQALAFLRQPLPDDGAALTRDDLLRWAIEHWSLRHIPSKAHLPLSEITSAFSKG; translated from the coding sequence ATGTCTGGATCACGCCCCTACGTCGGACGTTTTGCCCCTTCTCCATCTGGCGATTTGCATTTTGGCTCCCTGATTGCGGCACTCGGCAGTTTCCTTCAGGCTCGCGCCTGCCATGGACGCTGGCTGGTACGTATCGAGGATATCGACCCGCCGCGTGAAGTCCCCGGCGCGGCAAGCCGTATTTTACGCCAGCTCGAACACTATGGCCTGTGCTGGGATGGCGACGTTCTTTATCAGTCCCAGCGCCATGCGCGTTATCGGGACGTGCTTGAACAATTACAGCAGCAAGGCGACAGCTATTACTGCACCTGTACGCGGCAGCGCATTCAGCAACTCGGCGGACACTATGACGGCCATTGCCGCGAGAGGCACCTGCCGCCAGAGAATGCGGCTCGTCGCCTATATCAACGCCATCCGGTACTCGGTTTTGATGACCGGTTACGAGGCTGGATAACCGCAGACCCGGCGCTGGCGCAAGAGGACTTTATCATCCATCGCCGTGACGGGCTGTTTGCCTATAATCTGGCGGTCGTGGTTGATGACCATGATCAGGGCGTCACGGAAATTGTACGGGGTGCGGACTTAATCGAACCCACGGTGCGTCAGTTATCGCTCTATCAATTATTAGGCTATGCCGCGCCCTGTTATGTTCATTTACCGTTGGCGCTCAATCAGGATGGTCATAAACTTTCCAAGCAGAATCATGCTCCGGCACTGCCTGAAGGCGACCCTCGTCGCACGTTGATGCAGGCGCTGGCGTTTTTGCGCCAGCCTCTTCCCGATGACGGCGCGGCGCTCACGCGCGATGATTTATTGCGCTGGGCGATTGAGCACTGGTCGCTGCGCCACATCCCTTCAAAGGCGCATCTGCCCTTGTCGGAAATAACATCAGCATTCTCAAAGGGCTGA
- the pcnB gene encoding polynucleotide adenylyltransferase PcnB, translated as MFTRVANFCRKVLNREHEPARADSPSQAITVIPRDQHSISRSDISENALKVLYRLNKAGYEAYLVGGGVRDLLLGKKPKDFDITTNATPEQVRKLFRNCRLVGRRFRLAHVMFGPEVIEVATFRGHHEQHQEQETKQAAQQGQNGMLLRDNIFGTIEEDAQRRDFSINSLYYNIADFTVRDYTQGLADLRQGVIRMIGEPETRYREDPVRMLRAIRFAAKLDMRLSPETAEPIPRLASLLHDIPPARLFEESLKLLQAGYGYPTYRLLCEYQLFQPLFPLISRYFTAAGETMMERMIVQVLKNTDQRIQNDMRVNPAFLFAAMLWYPLVEHAQKLTQESGLAYFEAFALAMNDVLDEQCRSLAIPKRITSLTRDIWQLQLRLSRRQGKRAFKLMEHPKFRAAYDLLALRAEIENHTELQRLTQWWGEFQVAAPPRQQAMLNTLDDGPTPHRRSRRPRKRPQHRDNAR; from the coding sequence ATCTTTACCCGGGTAGCTAATTTTTGCCGCAAGGTACTGAATCGCGAGCATGAACCCGCCAGGGCGGATAGTCCGTCGCAGGCGATAACGGTCATTCCCCGTGACCAGCATTCCATTTCACGCAGCGACATCAGTGAAAATGCGCTAAAAGTGCTCTATCGCCTGAATAAAGCGGGCTATGAGGCTTATCTGGTGGGCGGCGGTGTACGCGATCTCCTGTTGGGCAAAAAACCCAAAGACTTCGATATCACCACCAACGCCACACCAGAACAGGTGCGCAAACTGTTTCGCAATTGTCGGCTGGTAGGACGCCGCTTTCGTTTAGCGCATGTGATGTTCGGCCCTGAAGTCATCGAAGTCGCCACTTTCCGTGGGCATCACGAACAGCATCAGGAGCAGGAAACCAAGCAAGCCGCCCAGCAAGGGCAAAATGGCATGCTGCTGCGTGACAATATTTTCGGCACCATAGAGGAAGATGCGCAGCGGCGTGATTTCTCTATCAATAGCCTGTATTACAACATTGCCGATTTTACCGTACGTGATTACACCCAGGGCCTGGCCGATCTCCGTCAGGGCGTGATCCGTATGATCGGTGAGCCGGAAACGCGCTACCGTGAAGATCCGGTGCGGATGCTGCGCGCTATTCGTTTCGCCGCCAAGCTTGACATGCGCCTCAGCCCGGAAACCGCAGAGCCAATCCCGCGCCTGGCCTCGCTGCTACATGATATTCCCCCGGCACGGTTGTTCGAAGAGTCATTAAAGCTGTTGCAGGCGGGTTACGGCTACCCAACCTATCGACTGCTGTGTGAATACCAGTTGTTCCAGCCGCTGTTCCCGCTCATCAGCCGCTACTTTACCGCTGCGGGCGAAACGATGATGGAGCGGATGATCGTTCAGGTCTTGAAAAATACCGATCAGCGCATCCAAAACGATATGCGGGTAAACCCGGCGTTCCTGTTTGCCGCGATGCTGTGGTATCCGTTAGTCGAGCATGCCCAGAAACTGACGCAGGAAAGCGGATTGGCCTATTTCGAAGCCTTTGCGCTGGCAATGAATGATGTTCTGGATGAGCAATGCCGCTCGCTGGCGATCCCCAAACGTATCACGTCGCTGACTCGTGACATCTGGCAGTTGCAGTTGCGTCTGTCACGCCGTCAGGGAAAACGGGCATTCAAGTTGATGGAGCACCCAAAATTCCGCGCCGCCTATGACCTGCTGGCACTGCGTGCAGAAATAGAAAATCACACTGAGTTGCAGCGTCTTACGCAATGGTGGGGGGAGTTTCAGGTCGCCGCCCCTCCTCGCCAGCAAGCCATGCTCAATACCCTTGATGACGGCCCGACGCCGCACCGCCGTTCTCGCCGCCCGCGTAAGCGCCCGCAGCATCGGGATAACGCACGGTGA
- the folK gene encoding 2-amino-4-hydroxy-6-hydroxymethyldihydropteridine diphosphokinase — protein MTRVYLALGSNLAEPLTQVQTALSALDAIANTRLVRCSSFYRSRPLGPQDQPDYLNAVAELETALAPDALLDNTQRIEQEHGRVRKAHRWGPRTLDLDILLFGDEVIHTERLTVPHYDMKNREFMLYPLAEIAPELIFPDGEPLRERLHHVARNGLTLWDSL, from the coding sequence GTGACACGCGTTTATCTGGCACTGGGCAGTAATCTGGCCGAGCCGCTGACTCAGGTGCAAACCGCGTTGTCAGCGCTGGATGCCATCGCTAACACCCGGCTGGTGCGCTGCTCTTCGTTTTATCGCAGCCGACCCTTGGGGCCGCAAGACCAGCCGGATTACCTCAATGCTGTGGCGGAGCTGGAAACGGCGCTCGCACCGGACGCGTTGCTGGATAACACCCAACGCATTGAGCAAGAGCACGGTCGGGTGCGCAAGGCCCACCGCTGGGGGCCGCGTACGCTCGATCTGGATATTTTACTGTTTGGTGATGAGGTGATTCACACTGAACGATTGACCGTACCGCATTACGACATGAAAAACCGTGAATTCATGCTCTATCCGCTGGCGGAGATTGCCCCTGAGCTGATCTTTCCTGATGGAGAACCACTTCGTGAACGTTTACACCATGTTGCGCGAAATGGCCTGACCCTCTGGGATTCCCTTTAG
- the panB gene encoding 3-methyl-2-oxobutanoate hydroxymethyltransferase, producing MKATTISHLRQWKQEQKKFATITAYDASFARLFYEQGIQVMLVGDSLGMTIQGQDSTLPVTLDDMVYHTRCVRRGAPYCLLLSDLPFMGCATPEQACLQAAELMRAGANMVKIEGGSWLAPTVRMLTERAVPVCGHLGLTPQSVNIFGGYKVQGRDEAAAAQLLDDALALQHAGAQLLVLECVPVSLAQRVTEALDIPVIGIGAGNATDGQILVMHDALGVTGGHTPKFARNFMAQATDIRAAIRLYVQEVEQGRFPDAQYSFV from the coding sequence ATGAAAGCGACTACCATTTCTCATCTGCGCCAGTGGAAACAGGAACAGAAAAAATTCGCCACGATCACCGCGTATGACGCCAGCTTCGCTCGTTTGTTCTACGAGCAGGGCATTCAGGTCATGCTGGTCGGAGACTCGCTTGGCATGACGATACAAGGCCAAGACTCGACGTTGCCCGTCACCCTCGATGATATGGTCTACCATACCCGCTGTGTCCGACGCGGCGCGCCTTATTGCCTGCTACTATCCGACCTGCCTTTTATGGGCTGCGCTACGCCGGAACAGGCGTGTTTGCAGGCCGCAGAACTGATGCGCGCCGGTGCTAACATGGTCAAAATCGAAGGCGGCAGCTGGCTTGCCCCTACGGTACGGATGTTAACCGAGCGGGCTGTCCCGGTTTGTGGTCATCTTGGGCTGACGCCTCAATCCGTCAATATTTTTGGCGGGTATAAAGTACAGGGGCGTGACGAGGCGGCCGCTGCGCAATTGCTGGATGATGCACTGGCACTGCAACACGCCGGGGCACAGTTACTGGTACTGGAATGCGTACCGGTGTCTCTGGCGCAGCGTGTTACCGAAGCACTGGATATCCCGGTTATCGGCATCGGCGCGGGCAATGCCACTGACGGACAAATTCTGGTGATGCACGATGCGCTGGGCGTCACCGGGGGCCATACACCCAAATTTGCCCGCAATTTCATGGCGCAGGCCACGGATATTCGTGCAGCTATCCGTCTGTATGTGCAGGAAGTCGAGCAAGGCCGATTCCCCGATGCGCAATACAGTTTTGTTTAA
- the panC gene encoding pantoate--beta-alanine ligase yields the protein MLIIETPILLRRELRRWRQEGLRVALVPTMGNLHDGHMTLVDEAKARADRVVVSIFVNPLQFERADDLARYPRTLQEDCEKLTRRGADVVFAPAPDTLYPNGLQQQTFVEVPELSQMLEGASRPGHFRGVATVVSKLFNLVQPDIACFGEKDYQQLALIRRLVTDMNYDISIIGVPTVRAQDNLALSSRNGYLSAEERQQAPQLYRIMNEVVAQLSNGDRQIDDMLARASEALREAGFTPDELFIRDADSLAPLTTDSTRAVVLMAAWLGKARLIDNQQVDLTC from the coding sequence GTGTTAATTATTGAAACGCCGATACTGCTGCGTCGTGAACTGCGCCGCTGGCGTCAGGAGGGCCTGCGTGTTGCGCTGGTTCCCACCATGGGAAATTTGCATGACGGGCACATGACGCTGGTTGATGAGGCCAAAGCCCGTGCTGACCGGGTTGTGGTCAGCATTTTCGTCAACCCGTTGCAGTTTGAGCGTGCCGACGACCTGGCGCGCTATCCGCGTACGCTTCAGGAAGATTGCGAAAAACTGACCCGCCGTGGCGCAGATGTGGTGTTTGCGCCAGCGCCAGACACGCTCTATCCCAACGGCCTGCAACAGCAAACTTTCGTTGAAGTCCCAGAGCTATCACAGATGTTAGAAGGGGCGAGCAGGCCCGGCCATTTCCGAGGCGTCGCGACGGTGGTCAGCAAATTATTCAATTTGGTGCAGCCGGATATCGCCTGCTTTGGCGAGAAAGATTATCAGCAACTGGCGCTGATTCGCCGTCTGGTGACGGACATGAACTATGACATCAGTATTATTGGCGTGCCCACGGTACGCGCCCAGGATAATCTGGCGCTCAGTTCCCGTAACGGTTATCTGAGTGCCGAAGAGCGCCAGCAAGCGCCGCAGCTTTATCGCATCATGAATGAGGTCGTGGCGCAATTATCCAACGGCGACCGCCAGATTGATGATATGCTCGCCCGGGCGTCGGAGGCTTTGCGTGAGGCAGGCTTCACGCCGGATGAACTGTTTATTCGCGATGCCGACAGCCTGGCTCCCTTGACCACCGACAGTACGCGCGCGGTCGTCCTGATGGCCGCCTGGCTTGGTAAGGCTCGTTTGATTGATAACCAACAGGTAGATTTAACCTGCTGA
- the panD gene encoding aspartate 1-decarboxylase, which translates to MIRTMLQGKLHRVKVTQADLHYEGSCAIDQDFMDAAGILEYEAIDIYNVDNGHRFSTYAIAAERGSRIISVNGAAARCACVGDKLIICSYVQMPDEQARTHHPKVAYFGENNQLQRTAKAIPVQIA; encoded by the coding sequence ATGATTCGAACCATGCTGCAAGGTAAGCTGCACCGGGTAAAAGTAACCCAGGCAGATTTACATTATGAAGGCTCCTGCGCCATCGATCAGGACTTTATGGATGCCGCCGGTATTCTGGAATACGAGGCGATTGATATTTACAACGTAGACAACGGCCATCGCTTTTCCACCTACGCGATTGCCGCTGAACGCGGCTCACGCATTATTTCCGTCAACGGTGCCGCTGCGCGCTGCGCCTGCGTCGGCGATAAACTCATCATCTGCTCCTACGTACAGATGCCCGATGAGCAAGCCCGAACACACCACCCGAAAGTGGCTTATTTTGGCGAGAATAACCAGTTGCAACGTACCGCCAAAGCGATTCCGGTACAAATCGCCTGA
- a CDS encoding ABC transporter permease translates to MIGLYWVALQSIWIKEINRFARIWIQTLLPPVITMSLYFIIFGNLIGTRIGEMNGFTYMQFIVPGLIMMSVITNSYANVASSFFSAKFQRNIEELLVAPVPTHIIIAGYVGGGMARGICVGILVTAVSLFFVPLQIHAWWMVVVTLLLTAMLFSLAGLINAVFAKTFDDISLIPTFVLTPLTYLGGVFYSLSLLPPFWQWVSKLNPIVYMISGFRFGFLGIHDVPLVLTMGVLLAFIVVFYALSWWLIERGRGLRS, encoded by the coding sequence ATGATCGGGCTGTATTGGGTGGCGCTACAAAGTATCTGGATCAAGGAAATTAACCGTTTCGCCCGTATCTGGATACAGACACTGTTGCCGCCGGTTATCACCATGTCGCTCTATTTTATTATCTTCGGTAATCTCATCGGCACCCGTATTGGCGAGATGAACGGCTTTACTTACATGCAGTTTATTGTGCCGGGCCTTATCATGATGTCGGTTATCACCAACTCGTATGCCAACGTCGCCTCCTCGTTTTTTAGCGCGAAATTCCAGCGTAACATTGAAGAGCTGCTGGTCGCGCCGGTGCCTACACACATCATCATCGCCGGTTATGTCGGTGGGGGTATGGCGCGCGGTATCTGTGTCGGGATTTTGGTGACGGCGGTGTCGCTATTTTTCGTGCCGCTACAGATTCATGCCTGGTGGATGGTGGTGGTGACGTTACTGTTGACGGCGATGCTGTTCTCGCTGGCCGGGCTGATTAACGCCGTGTTTGCCAAAACCTTTGATGACATCAGCCTCATTCCGACCTTTGTGCTCACACCGCTCACCTACCTTGGCGGCGTGTTTTATTCGCTCTCGCTGCTGCCACCGTTTTGGCAGTGGGTGTCAAAACTGAACCCTATTGTTTACATGATTAGCGGTTTCCGTTTTGGTTTTCTCGGTATTCATGATGTGCCGCTGGTCTTGACCATGGGCGTGTTGCTGGCGTTTATCGTGGTGTTCTATGCCCTGAGTTGGTGGCTGATTGAACGCGGGCGTGGCTTGCGCAGTTAA